In Pedobacter sp. WC2423, the following are encoded in one genomic region:
- a CDS encoding glycosyltransferase: MEVLIAVSYLSAFLTLIYLLVVAGFIRGWHKLIPFKYKQTTGTTAVSIIVAARNEADNIHRTIESLLAQDYNKALTEIIFIDDHSTDNTAEIVRSYASSGVKLISLKENQALNSYKKKAIQTAIGQATGDLIITTDADCRMGTAWLKTIIAYYEQNRYKMISSPVAYDEEQSFFERAQSLEFLYLIGLGASTIGNKKPSTCNGANLAYEKAAFYEVGGFQGIDDLASGDDELLLHKIADRYDNHIGFLRNPDAMVYTHAKPNLGEFLQQRKRWASKSTRYKNKSIIVLGVFIWFFNVSILLNLLVGLFLTGFLKIALIQLLLKIIVEFIFLMDVTKFAKRRSLMVLLPVLNVLHVLYIIYIGIAGNSGKYNWKGRMVK; the protein is encoded by the coding sequence TTGGAAGTCTTAATCGCCGTTAGTTACCTATCCGCATTTTTAACCCTCATTTATCTTCTTGTTGTTGCCGGATTTATCCGTGGCTGGCATAAATTGATCCCTTTTAAGTATAAGCAAACTACAGGCACTACTGCTGTTTCTATCATTGTTGCCGCCCGTAATGAAGCTGATAATATTCATCGTACTATAGAATCCCTGCTCGCACAGGATTACAATAAAGCATTGACAGAAATTATCTTCATTGATGATCATTCGACAGACAATACAGCAGAAATCGTCAGGTCATATGCTTCATCGGGTGTAAAGCTGATCTCTCTGAAAGAAAATCAGGCCTTAAATTCTTATAAGAAAAAAGCAATACAGACAGCGATCGGGCAAGCTACCGGTGATTTAATCATCACTACAGATGCAGATTGCCGGATGGGAACTGCGTGGCTTAAAACAATCATAGCCTATTACGAGCAGAATCGCTATAAAATGATTTCATCGCCGGTGGCTTATGATGAAGAGCAAAGCTTTTTCGAAAGAGCACAATCACTGGAATTCCTTTACCTGATTGGTTTAGGTGCTTCTACGATAGGAAACAAAAAACCTTCTACTTGTAATGGGGCTAATTTAGCCTATGAAAAAGCAGCTTTTTATGAAGTTGGCGGTTTTCAGGGTATAGATGATCTGGCTTCGGGAGATGATGAGTTGCTTTTACATAAAATTGCTGACCGTTATGACAATCATATTGGGTTTCTGAGAAATCCGGATGCCATGGTTTACACCCATGCAAAGCCTAACCTTGGAGAGTTTTTACAGCAACGTAAACGCTGGGCTTCAAAAAGTACCCGTTATAAAAACAAATCTATCATTGTACTGGGAGTATTTATCTGGTTTTTCAATGTAAGTATCCTGTTAAATCTGCTGGTTGGTTTATTCTTGACCGGCTTTCTGAAAATTGCACTGATCCAGTTACTGCTTAAAATAATTGTGGAGTTTATATTCCTCATGGATGTGACTAAATTTGCTAAAAGAAGAAGCCTGATGGTTTTATTACCTGTATTGAATGTTCTGCATGTGCTATATATCATCTATATTGGTATTGCCGGTAATTCAGGTAAATATAACTGGAAGGGTAGAATGGTTAAATAA
- a CDS encoding ABC transporter permease, translating into MDSNKSPAQRVWGRFKRNKPAVGGLLFILLLLVMGIMGYLITPDQTPMANTMHLQLCNKKPGRSFQFLVISQNPDFRKVNFLEKMLYGQEAEFKSIPITGYRIAGNHLWIKEYIGDDEEAAESSISLPANHQSYLKQHLYQQTFWLGTDGYGRDLLSRLILGIRVSLSVGLLAVLISMSIGLSLGAMAGYFGGMTDSVVSWLMNVIWSLPSLLLVIAISFALGKGFWQIFIAVGLSTWVDVSRLVRGQVMALKEAEFVEAARALGFPAFRILTRHILPNIAGPVLVIASANFASAILLETGLSFLGFGAQPPMPSWGGMIKENYGYIVMDAAYLAILPGMAIMLTVYAFNLMAIGLSDAFKVKSPGTLV; encoded by the coding sequence ATGGATAGTAATAAGAGTCCCGCGCAAAGAGTATGGGGCAGGTTTAAAAGAAATAAACCTGCCGTTGGAGGACTCCTGTTTATACTGCTGCTTTTGGTGATGGGTATAATGGGCTATCTGATTACGCCAGACCAGACACCAATGGCAAATACCATGCACTTGCAATTATGTAATAAAAAACCGGGAAGGTCATTCCAGTTTCTGGTGATCAGCCAGAACCCGGATTTCAGGAAAGTCAATTTTCTGGAGAAAATGCTGTATGGGCAGGAAGCTGAATTCAAAAGTATCCCGATTACAGGCTACAGGATTGCAGGAAACCATTTATGGATCAAAGAATATATTGGTGATGATGAAGAAGCTGCTGAAAGCAGTATTTCGCTTCCTGCCAATCATCAATCCTATTTAAAGCAACATCTTTATCAGCAAACCTTCTGGTTAGGTACCGATGGTTATGGAAGAGACTTGCTGAGCCGCCTTATTCTGGGAATCCGTGTTTCCTTATCGGTAGGTTTACTGGCTGTACTGATCTCTATGAGTATCGGTTTAAGTTTGGGAGCAATGGCAGGTTATTTTGGAGGGATGACAGACTCCGTAGTCAGCTGGCTGATGAATGTCATCTGGTCTTTACCTTCACTGTTATTAGTGATTGCTATTTCTTTTGCTTTAGGAAAAGGCTTCTGGCAGATATTTATAGCGGTAGGCTTATCTACCTGGGTAGATGTATCCAGGTTGGTTCGCGGACAGGTGATGGCACTGAAGGAGGCCGAATTTGTAGAAGCAGCCAGAGCATTGGGTTTTCCGGCTTTCCGTATCCTTACCCGTCATATTTTACCCAATATTGCCGGCCCTGTACTGGTTATTGCTTCCGCCAATTTTGCTTCAGCAATCTTACTGGAAACCGGTTTGAGTTTTCTTGGTTTTGGCGCACAACCCCCAATGCCCAGCTGGGGAGGTATGATCAAAGAAAACTATGGTTATATCGTCATGGATGCTGCTTACCTTGCAATTCTGCCTGGAATGGCAATTATGCTGACCGTATACGCCTTTAATCTGATGGCTATCGGATTAAGTGACGCTTTTAAAGTGAAATCTCCAGGTACACTGGTTTAA
- the gcvT gene encoding glycine cleavage system aminomethyltransferase GcvT, whose amino-acid sequence MNNTALTEKHISLGAKMVPFAGYNMPVQYEGINAEHATVRKAVGVFDVSHMGEFILKGENALDLIQRVSSNDASKLYDGKVQYAYLPNEDGGIVDDLLIYRIDEKTYMLVVNASNIEKDWNWIQKFNTQGVEMHNISGKTSLLAVQGPKAAEALQSLTEIDLASMEYYTFTKGMFAGVANVIVSATGYTGAGGFELYCDNEHAETVWNAVFEAGAAFNIKPIGLGARDTLRLEMGFCLYGNDIDDTTSPIEAGLGWVTKFTKAFTNSEALLAEKEAGVKRRLIGFEMIDRGIPRHDYEIVDAEGNVIGKVTSGTQSPSLQKAIGIGYVTKAHAKEGNEIYISIRNTPIKAKVVKFPFYK is encoded by the coding sequence ATGAATAATACCGCATTAACAGAAAAACATATTTCATTGGGAGCCAAAATGGTTCCATTTGCAGGATACAATATGCCCGTTCAATACGAAGGCATTAATGCAGAACATGCTACAGTTAGAAAAGCCGTAGGCGTTTTTGACGTAAGCCATATGGGTGAATTCATCCTGAAGGGTGAAAATGCATTGGACCTGATTCAACGTGTAAGCAGCAATGATGCTTCAAAATTATATGATGGTAAAGTTCAGTATGCTTATCTTCCAAATGAAGATGGTGGTATTGTAGATGATTTACTGATCTACAGAATTGACGAAAAAACTTATATGCTGGTGGTTAACGCTTCTAACATAGAAAAAGACTGGAACTGGATTCAGAAGTTCAATACACAGGGTGTAGAAATGCACAATATCTCTGGTAAAACTTCTTTATTAGCAGTTCAGGGACCTAAAGCAGCAGAAGCTTTACAAAGCTTAACTGAAATTGACCTGGCTTCTATGGAATACTATACTTTCACTAAAGGCATGTTTGCTGGTGTAGCTAACGTAATCGTTTCTGCAACAGGTTATACTGGTGCTGGTGGTTTTGAGTTGTATTGCGATAATGAGCATGCAGAAACTGTATGGAATGCTGTTTTTGAAGCTGGTGCAGCTTTTAACATTAAACCAATTGGTTTAGGCGCCCGTGATACTTTACGTTTGGAAATGGGTTTCTGTTTATATGGAAACGACATCGACGATACGACTTCTCCAATTGAAGCTGGTTTAGGATGGGTAACTAAATTTACTAAAGCCTTCACCAACTCTGAAGCCTTACTGGCAGAGAAAGAAGCTGGTGTTAAACGCCGTCTGATTGGTTTTGAAATGATTGACCGTGGTATTCCACGTCATGACTATGAAATTGTTGACGCAGAAGGAAATGTGATCGGAAAAGTGACTTCAGGTACACAATCTCCATCGTTACAAAAAGCAATCGGAATTGGTTATGTAACTAAAGCACATGCTAAAGAAGGTAACGAGATTTATATCAGCATCCGTAACACTCCTATTAAAGCCAAAGTAGTAAAGTTCCCTTTTTATAAATAA
- the ruvC gene encoding crossover junction endodeoxyribonuclease RuvC has translation MLAEKKERVIMGIDPGTAVMGYGVILEKGSKIELIAMGIVKMNHLDDHFLKLQRIFAKTVGLVEQYKPDVMALEAPFYGKNIQVMLKLGRAQGICMAAALSRDVPITEYAPRKIKQAITGNGSAGKEQVAAMLQQLLKFRETPEFLDATDGLAVAVCHSFQRVPTGGSGKSYSGWDAFAKDNQKRVK, from the coding sequence ATGTTGGCTGAAAAAAAGGAGCGGGTAATCATGGGTATCGACCCTGGAACCGCAGTGATGGGTTACGGTGTAATCCTGGAGAAAGGGAGTAAGATAGAACTGATAGCGATGGGCATCGTGAAGATGAATCATCTGGATGATCATTTTTTGAAATTACAACGTATTTTCGCCAAAACGGTAGGTTTGGTAGAGCAGTATAAACCGGATGTCATGGCACTGGAAGCTCCGTTTTATGGAAAAAATATCCAGGTGATGCTTAAACTGGGCAGAGCACAGGGAATTTGTATGGCGGCGGCATTGTCCAGAGATGTACCGATCACAGAATATGCGCCAAGAAAAATCAAACAAGCGATTACAGGGAACGGAAGCGCAGGAAAAGAGCAGGTTGCAGCTATGTTGCAGCAGTTACTGAAGTTCAGAGAGACTCCTGAATTTCTGGATGCAACTGATGGACTGGCTGTTGCAGTATGCCATTCTTTTCAGCGGGTACCCACCGGTGGCAGTGGCAAATCCTACTCCGGATGGGATGCATTTGCAAAAGACAATCAGAAAAGAGTGAAATAG
- a CDS encoding ribonuclease HII, with translation MLLNCFQQEFLEAGCDEAGRGCLAGPVYAAAVILPLDFVAGELNDSKKLTHKQRVALREIIEKEAIAWAVGSVDNHEIDEINILNASFLAMHRAIEKLTVQPGFLSIDGNRFKIYPGIAHSCVIKGDGKYLNIAAASILAKTHRDEYMDNLAEQFPVYQWKKNKGYPTKVHRSTALMHGLTPYHRKTFAISDPERIPVIDNAG, from the coding sequence ATGTTATTAAACTGTTTTCAACAAGAATTTTTAGAAGCGGGTTGCGATGAGGCTGGCAGAGGCTGTTTAGCCGGGCCTGTTTATGCAGCCGCTGTAATTTTACCGTTGGATTTTGTTGCCGGAGAACTGAACGACTCGAAAAAGCTAACACATAAACAACGCGTCGCTTTAAGAGAAATTATAGAAAAAGAAGCCATTGCATGGGCTGTCGGTTCTGTAGATAACCATGAAATTGACGAAATAAATATCCTGAATGCTTCGTTTCTGGCAATGCACAGAGCAATTGAAAAGCTGACTGTGCAGCCTGGCTTTTTAAGTATCGACGGGAACCGTTTTAAAATTTATCCAGGTATCGCGCACAGTTGCGTCATCAAAGGAGACGGTAAATATTTAAATATTGCTGCTGCCTCTATCCTGGCAAAAACACATCGGGATGAATATATGGATAATCTGGCGGAACAGTTTCCTGTTTACCAGTGGAAGAAAAACAAAGGTTATCCGACTAAAGTTCACCGCTCTACTGCGTTAATGCACGGACTAACTCCTTACCACCGTAAAACTTTTGCAATAAGTGATCCTGAAAGAATTCCCGTTATAGATAATGCGGGATAA
- a CDS encoding glycosyltransferase family 4 protein, with translation MKTLILSNRVPFPANSGYPIVVYNTMKGLLSLGVDITLFSINTNKHRVDVDDIYDPVYDQIKFHSFDLDTEVNLWGAFFNIFSNESYNVSRFYDDDAAKLLENILRENEFDIIQFEGLFVVPYLEVVKSYSKAKLIYRAHNIVFDVWERLANSERFTPRRKYLQFLARRLKIYETEQINRFHQIFAISNPDRQSILSFGCEIGIEVFPVALDFEKYTIDLSKTSFPTLFHLGAMDWRPNKEGLEWFIEEIWPDIEKLSSELRFYVAGKSMPQHFYEYDSDNLVVEGEVFDAIDFMNSKAIMIVPLLSGSGMRVKIIEGMAMKKCIIATTYAAEGLNCENGKDILIADTADEFYRCILQCITHPNRWREIGENARRTAERDHNLATISQRMLNVYRRLVNG, from the coding sequence TTGAAAACACTTATACTTAGCAACAGAGTCCCATTTCCTGCCAACAGTGGTTATCCGATTGTAGTCTACAATACGATGAAAGGATTGCTCAGTCTGGGGGTGGATATTACTTTGTTCAGTATCAACACCAATAAACACCGGGTAGATGTGGATGATATTTATGATCCGGTCTATGACCAGATCAAATTTCATTCTTTTGATCTGGATACAGAAGTTAACTTGTGGGGTGCGTTTTTCAATATCTTCTCCAACGAGTCTTATAACGTTTCCAGATTTTATGATGATGATGCTGCAAAATTGCTGGAAAACATCCTTCGGGAAAATGAATTTGATATTATCCAGTTTGAGGGGTTATTTGTTGTGCCTTATCTGGAGGTGGTTAAAAGCTACAGTAAAGCAAAACTGATTTACCGGGCACACAATATCGTTTTTGATGTGTGGGAACGCCTGGCAAACTCCGAACGGTTTACTCCAAGACGTAAATACCTTCAGTTTTTAGCGCGCAGACTGAAAATCTATGAGACCGAACAAATTAACCGCTTTCACCAGATCTTTGCGATCAGTAATCCAGACAGACAGAGCATTCTTTCTTTTGGCTGCGAAATAGGGATAGAGGTATTCCCTGTAGCCCTGGATTTTGAGAAATATACTATTGACCTGTCCAAAACGAGTTTCCCTACTTTATTTCACCTGGGAGCAATGGACTGGCGTCCTAATAAAGAAGGGCTGGAATGGTTCATAGAAGAGATCTGGCCGGACATAGAAAAACTTAGCTCTGAACTCCGGTTTTATGTAGCAGGTAAAAGTATGCCGCAGCATTTTTATGAGTATGATTCTGATAACCTGGTCGTAGAAGGGGAGGTCTTTGATGCGATTGATTTTATGAATTCCAAAGCCATCATGATTGTACCTTTACTTTCAGGAAGCGGGATGCGTGTAAAGATTATCGAAGGAATGGCGATGAAGAAGTGTATTATTGCCACCACCTACGCCGCAGAAGGACTGAACTGTGAAAACGGGAAGGATATCCTGATTGCAGACACTGCGGATGAGTTTTACCGCTGCATTCTGCAATGTATTACCCACCCGAACCGGTGGCGTGAAATCGGCGAAAATGCCCGCAGAACAGCAGAAAGAGATCATAACCTGGCCACTATTTCACAAAGGATGCTGAATGTCTATCGGCGGTTAGTAAATGGATAA